The sequence GGCCACGTTCAGCGTCCAGCGGGGCGACTCGGGCATGTGCCTGCGGTTCCACAGGACGAAGAGCGAGGGCAGCGCGCCCAGCCCCAGCACGATCCGCCAGGCCATGTGGTCGGGAGTGCCGACCGCGACGATCAGCAGCGCCACCAGATAGGCGGCGACCTGGCCGAGCACGTAGAACAGGAAGGTCGTGCCGACCAGCCGGCCCCGGTTGCGGCGGTTGGCGAACTCGGTCATGATCACGCCGCTCGCGGGGTAGTCGCCGCCGATGCCCAGGCCGAGGATCAGCCGTCCGGCCAGCAGGATCGCGAAGTTCGGGGCGAACGCGGACACCAGGGCGCCGACGATCATCAGCACCGCTTCGAGCCCGTAGATCCGGCGCCGGCCGAGGAGGTCGCCGAGGCGGCCGAAGACGAGGGCGCCGACCGCGACCGCCAGCAGGGTGGAGCTGGTGACCAGCGAGACCTGGCCGGAGTCGAGCCCGAACTGCGGCTTGACCAGCAGCATCACGGTGCCGATCACGTTCAGGTCGTAGGAGTCGGTGAAGAAGCCGGCGCCGGCGACCACGGCGGCCTTCAGGTGGAACGTGCTGAGCGGGGCGTCGTCCAGGGTCTTCTGGACGCCGGCGGGGCGGGCGACGGTCGTGGTGGCGGCGGAGGTCACAGCGTGTCCCCCTGGTCATGAGCGTCCATGAGCGCGGGCAGGTCCGCCACGCTGTCGCGGAGGTGGGTGCGGGTGCGGTCGGGGCAGGCCGGTGGGAGCGGAGTTCGCACAGTCGTCCTTCGTGGTGGTGTGCGCGAGGTGGTGGTTTCGCGTGCGGAGGCCGCGGACTGCGGGCGGGGACGGTCACGGGGTGCGCCGGCTCGCGGTTGAGTAGGACTGTCGCAGCGGCCCAGAAGGGCGTCAACGGCTTGTACTTACAAGTCATCGACTGTTCACCTGGAACCGACTCGATGAATCCGGACCAATCGACCCCATCGGCCACGTGGATCACACCGATCGCGCGCGACGCTTCGCCCTATGATGACAAGATCGGTTACGCTGGCGCTCCGGGGCCACGGATCGGGAGAATTCGCCCGCCTGTAGGGTCAGGCGTGTGAAGGAGTCTCTGCACAGCGCCATGGCAGCCGAGTTGCGTCGGCGCATCCGAAGCGGCGAGATCGGGGTCGGGGAGTCGCTGCCCTCGGAGGCCGACCTCTGCGAGGAGTTCTCAGCCTCGCGCACCCCGGTACGGCAGGCGCTGGCGACGCTGCGCGAGGAGGGCCTGATCAGCGGCGGCCAGGGGAAGCGCTCCATGGTCCTGGACGCCGTGCCGTCCCAGCCGTTCGGGTCGTTCCTGTCCTTCACCATGCGCGCCGAGCTCACCGGACACGTCCCGGGCCAGCGTCTCCAGGAGATCGCCCTGCGCCGCCCCGACCGGGCGGTGGCCGCCGCCCTCCAGATCGGCGCCGACGAGCTGGTGGTCCAACTCCTGCGGCTGCGCCTGCTCAACGGCCGGCCGGCCATGCTGGAGCGGATGACCTACACCGAGTCGGTCGGACGGCCGCTGATGAGCGCGGATCTCGACGCGGGCTCGATCTACGCGCTGCTCACCGAGCTGGGTACGGATCTCGCCTCGGCCCGGCACACCTTCGACGCGGTGGCCGCCGACGCCACCGACGCCGAACTGCTCGACGTGGCACCGGGGTCGGCGCTGCTGCGGGAGCGGCGTCTGACCACCGACTCCCAGGGCGTGCCGATCGAGTGGTCCGACGACCGCTACCGGCCGGACGTGGCCACCGTGACGGTGACCAACACCCGTAGTACGCGCACCGCGAGGCTCTGACCGCGCGGGTCCCCGGCTTCGGCGCCGGGGCCCCCGTCCACGGGTAGGGCGCGAACCACCTCAAAG comes from Streptomyces sp. NBC_00448 and encodes:
- a CDS encoding GntR family transcriptional regulator, with the protein product MKESLHSAMAAELRRRIRSGEIGVGESLPSEADLCEEFSASRTPVRQALATLREEGLISGGQGKRSMVLDAVPSQPFGSFLSFTMRAELTGHVPGQRLQEIALRRPDRAVAAALQIGADELVVQLLRLRLLNGRPAMLERMTYTESVGRPLMSADLDAGSIYALLTELGTDLASARHTFDAVAADATDAELLDVAPGSALLRERRLTTDSQGVPIEWSDDRYRPDVATVTVTNTRSTRTARL